From one Halosimplex rubrum genomic stretch:
- a CDS encoding redox-regulated ATPase YchF, with amino-acid sequence MSYRIGLVGKPSVGKSTLFNAATMNDVPEGAYPFTTIDPSVGEAYVRVDCAAPEFEHSCTPNTGYCEEGTRFVPTKLVDVAGLVPGAHEGRGLGNQFLSDLNETDVLVHVVDFSGETDIEGEATEDHDPRDDIDFLEEELDMWYLDILEKGIERYRSGYQGEDRDIEVDLAEQMSAFGTNEDEIKQVVLSLGLGLDPDEWEESDREALAREIRLRTKPMVVAANKMDKPVAQKNFDEITAEDEYDHLTFVPVSAHAEKALKSADEQGVVDYRPGDPEFEIVGDPSDEQEAGLEQIREFVTEYEGTGVQRALETALFDVLDAIAVFPGAEKPQEDGTFLQDCFVLPDGSTAEDFAYFLHTDIGEGFLHATDIRSGRQVAADTELDHRDVVEITTTN; translated from the coding sequence ATGAGTTACCGCATCGGACTCGTCGGCAAGCCCTCGGTGGGCAAGTCGACGCTGTTCAACGCCGCGACGATGAACGACGTGCCGGAGGGCGCGTATCCGTTCACGACGATCGACCCGAGCGTCGGCGAGGCGTACGTCCGCGTCGACTGCGCCGCCCCGGAGTTCGAGCACTCCTGTACGCCCAACACGGGCTACTGCGAGGAGGGAACCCGGTTCGTCCCGACGAAACTCGTCGACGTGGCGGGGCTGGTCCCGGGCGCCCACGAGGGGCGCGGGCTGGGCAACCAGTTCCTCTCGGACCTCAACGAGACCGACGTGCTCGTCCACGTCGTCGACTTCTCCGGCGAGACCGACATCGAGGGCGAGGCCACCGAGGACCACGACCCCCGCGACGATATCGACTTCCTGGAGGAGGAACTGGACATGTGGTACCTCGATATCCTGGAGAAGGGCATCGAGCGCTACCGGTCGGGCTATCAGGGCGAGGATCGGGATATCGAGGTCGACCTCGCCGAGCAGATGAGCGCCTTCGGCACCAACGAGGACGAGATCAAACAGGTCGTCCTCTCGCTGGGGCTCGGACTGGACCCCGACGAGTGGGAGGAGTCGGACCGCGAGGCGCTCGCCCGCGAGATCCGTCTGCGGACGAAGCCGATGGTCGTCGCCGCGAACAAGATGGATAAGCCGGTCGCCCAGAAGAACTTCGACGAGATCACCGCGGAGGACGAGTACGACCACCTCACCTTCGTCCCCGTCTCCGCCCACGCCGAGAAGGCGCTCAAGTCCGCCGACGAGCAGGGCGTCGTCGACTACCGCCCGGGCGACCCCGAGTTCGAGATCGTCGGCGACCCGAGCGACGAACAGGAGGCGGGGCTCGAGCAGATCCGAGAGTTCGTCACCGAGTACGAGGGCACCGGCGTCCAGCGCGCGCTGGAGACCGCGCTGTTCGACGTGCTCGACGCCATCGCCGTCTTCCCCGGCGCGGAGAAACCCCAGGAGGACGGCACCTTCCTGCAGGACTGTTTCGTCCTCCCGGACGGCTCGACCGCCGAGGACTTCGCCTATTTCCTGCACACCGACATCGGCGAGGGGTTCCTCCACGCGACCGACATCCGCTCCGGTCGGCAGGTCGCCGCCGACACCGAACTGGACCACCGCGACGTGGTCGAGATCACGACGACGAACTGA
- the speB gene encoding agmatinase — protein sequence MFPGAAAARADAAYALVGAPLDASTSFEPGARFGPDRVRRYAEAFDDYDHRTDRHFSELSVYDHGDIGPTADTEEYLTYLRGTCGDLREEGAVPLLVGGEHTVTVAGVRAADPDVFVCLDAHLDLRESYAGDPLSHATVTRHALDVADRAVVLGARTGSEAEWERASEADVTVVDPADVADWEPDFDADESAYLSVDIDGFDPAYAPGTGTKEPFGIEPREGRRVVREVAPHAAGFDVVEVNDRDDGQAAVLAAKLLRAFVYSHAADR from the coding sequence ATGTTCCCCGGCGCGGCCGCCGCGCGGGCCGACGCAGCGTACGCGCTCGTCGGCGCACCGCTCGACGCCTCCACCTCGTTCGAGCCCGGCGCCAGGTTCGGCCCGGACCGCGTCCGCCGCTACGCCGAGGCCTTCGACGACTACGACCACCGTACCGACCGGCACTTCTCCGAGCTGAGCGTCTACGACCACGGCGACATCGGTCCCACCGCCGACACCGAGGAGTATCTCACCTACCTCCGCGGGACCTGCGGGGACCTCCGTGAGGAGGGGGCCGTCCCGCTGCTCGTCGGCGGCGAGCACACCGTGACCGTCGCCGGCGTCCGCGCCGCCGACCCTGACGTGTTCGTCTGTCTCGACGCCCATCTCGACCTGCGGGAGTCCTACGCCGGTGACCCGCTCAGCCACGCGACGGTGACCCGCCACGCCCTCGACGTCGCCGACCGGGCCGTGGTCCTCGGCGCGCGCACCGGGAGCGAGGCCGAGTGGGAGCGAGCGAGCGAGGCGGACGTGACGGTCGTCGACCCCGCGGACGTGGCCGACTGGGAGCCCGACTTCGACGCCGACGAGTCGGCCTATCTCAGCGTCGACATCGACGGGTTCGACCCGGCCTACGCGCCCGGGACCGGAACCAAGGAGCCGTTCGGGATCGAACCGAGGGAGGGACGGCGCGTCGTCCGCGAGGTCGCCCCGCACGCGGCGGGGTTCGACGTGGTCGAGGTCAACGACCGCGACGACGGCCAGGCGGCGGTGCTGGCGGCGAAACTCCTGCGGGCGTTCGTCTACAGTCACGCGGCGGATCGATAG
- a CDS encoding transcription elongation protein SprT — translation MTAPPYDGIDTHDDLLAWSRAYCKKVRREWLVDVRFDLVEWEISTRAKRRAAALKRPNIPEAAVGTPIDWETAEAAGGRVADGRPFPATLSLTWDAFDAFDRAEWESTLRHELVHLEQYQRCGTTGHGSAFEERARELDTEIHCESFAEAKYVLRCESCDALVARRYRDCKLVRRAEEYRSSCCDAALAVE, via the coding sequence GTGACGGCGCCGCCCTACGACGGGATCGACACCCACGACGACCTCCTGGCGTGGTCCCGCGCGTATTGCAAGAAGGTCCGCCGCGAGTGGCTGGTCGACGTGCGCTTCGACCTCGTGGAGTGGGAGATCTCGACCCGCGCGAAACGGCGCGCCGCCGCGCTCAAGCGCCCGAATATCCCCGAGGCGGCGGTCGGGACGCCGATCGACTGGGAGACCGCCGAGGCCGCGGGCGGTCGCGTCGCCGACGGGCGTCCGTTCCCGGCCACGCTCTCGCTGACGTGGGACGCCTTCGACGCCTTCGACCGCGCCGAGTGGGAGTCGACGCTCCGGCACGAACTCGTCCACCTCGAACAGTACCAGCGCTGCGGCACGACGGGGCACGGGTCGGCGTTCGAGGAGCGAGCGCGCGAACTCGACACCGAAATTCACTGCGAGAGCTTTGCCGAGGCGAAGTACGTCCTCCGCTGTGAGTCATGCGACGCGCTGGTCGCCCGCCGCTATCGCGACTGTAAACTCGTCCGACGGGCCGAAGAGTATCGGTCCTCGTGTTGCGACGCCGCGCTTGCGGTCGAGTAG
- a CDS encoding Nif3-like dinuclear metal center hexameric protein, whose product MDLSTLCERYGERLALDDYADVDASPNGLQVGPDEKPVETVAFAVDAVEATIEVAAERDADVLVVHHGVSWGGIERVTGTEYGRVAPLVEHDVALYAAHLPLDGHPDLGNAAGVADTLGLVDREPFGELGPVTIGQRGRLESPVDRDDLAETLTAELDTGGRPVPVLDFGPETVEDVAVVTGAGADWLDEAVETDADAFVVGEGKHRVYHEAREAGLNVYLAGHYATETFGVRALRDLAAEWGLETTYVDHPTGL is encoded by the coding sequence ATGGACCTCTCGACGCTGTGCGAACGGTACGGCGAGCGACTGGCGCTCGACGACTACGCCGACGTGGACGCCAGCCCGAACGGACTGCAGGTCGGCCCCGACGAGAAACCCGTCGAGACCGTCGCGTTCGCCGTCGACGCCGTCGAGGCGACGATCGAGGTCGCCGCGGAGCGCGACGCGGACGTGCTCGTCGTCCACCACGGGGTGTCCTGGGGCGGCATCGAGCGCGTGACCGGCACCGAGTACGGCCGCGTCGCGCCGCTGGTCGAACACGACGTGGCGCTGTACGCCGCGCACCTGCCGCTCGACGGGCACCCCGACCTCGGCAACGCCGCCGGCGTCGCCGACACGCTCGGCCTCGTCGACCGCGAGCCGTTCGGCGAACTCGGCCCCGTGACGATCGGACAGCGGGGTCGACTCGAATCCCCCGTCGACCGGGACGACCTCGCCGAGACGCTGACGGCCGAACTCGACACCGGCGGGCGGCCCGTCCCCGTGCTCGACTTCGGCCCCGAGACCGTCGAGGACGTGGCGGTCGTGACCGGCGCCGGGGCAGACTGGCTCGACGAGGCCGTCGAGACCGACGCCGACGCGTTCGTCGTCGGCGAGGGCAAACACCGCGTCTACCACGAAGCCCGCGAGGCGGGGCTCAACGTATATCTCGCCGGTCACTACGCCACCGAGACCTTCGGTGTCCGCGCCCTGCGTGACCTCGCCGCGGAGTGGGGTCTGGAGACGACCTACGTCGACCACCCGACCGGCCTCTGA
- a CDS encoding SDR family oxidoreductase — protein MRLVTGFPGFLGSALVERLLGRSDEPVACLVQTQYREAAARRAATLTDDAGVPRNRIRLVEGDVTDPELAVDDYERLRRETRVVYHLAAVYDLGVARPLAERVNVDGTSHVLDLAARADADRFHYVSTCYVSGRYDGTFTHRDLAVGQSFHNHYEATKFEAERLVQAAMTDGLPATVYRPAIAVGDSRTGETQKFDGPYYLLKLLLRQWPVAAVPVPLRPSATRLNVVPRDFVVDAMAAISAREESVGEVYQLCNPHPPTILELVRALGRAAGRRVLPVRGTARLARVATERVPGVADALGVEPAALPYLSQPTTYTDENTRRALADTDVRCPLFSSYADRLVAYARDHLDEDTGAMV, from the coding sequence GTGCGACTGGTGACCGGCTTCCCCGGCTTCCTCGGCTCCGCGCTCGTCGAGCGGCTGCTCGGACGGAGCGACGAGCCCGTCGCCTGTCTCGTCCAGACGCAGTACCGCGAGGCGGCCGCCCGGCGGGCCGCCACCCTGACCGACGACGCGGGGGTCCCACGGAACCGGATCCGGCTGGTCGAGGGCGACGTCACCGACCCCGAACTGGCCGTCGACGACTACGAGCGACTCCGCCGGGAGACGCGCGTCGTCTACCACCTCGCCGCAGTCTACGACCTGGGCGTCGCCCGCCCGCTGGCCGAGCGCGTCAACGTCGACGGGACCAGTCACGTCCTCGACCTCGCGGCTCGGGCCGACGCCGACCGCTTTCACTACGTCAGCACCTGCTACGTCAGCGGTCGCTACGACGGGACCTTCACCCATCGGGACCTGGCAGTGGGCCAGTCCTTCCACAATCACTACGAGGCCACCAAGTTCGAGGCCGAGCGGCTCGTCCAGGCCGCGATGACCGACGGGCTCCCCGCGACGGTCTACCGACCGGCCATCGCCGTCGGCGACAGTCGGACGGGCGAGACCCAGAAGTTCGACGGTCCGTACTACCTGCTGAAGCTGCTCCTCCGGCAGTGGCCCGTCGCCGCCGTCCCCGTGCCGCTGCGCCCGTCGGCGACGCGGCTGAACGTCGTCCCCCGCGACTTCGTGGTCGACGCGATGGCCGCCATCTCGGCCCGCGAGGAGTCGGTCGGGGAGGTCTACCAGCTCTGTAACCCCCATCCGCCGACGATACTGGAACTCGTCCGGGCGCTCGGGCGGGCGGCCGGGCGGCGAGTCCTGCCGGTCCGCGGGACGGCGAGGCTCGCCCGCGTCGCGACCGAGCGGGTGCCCGGCGTCGCCGACGCACTGGGGGTCGAACCGGCGGCGCTTCCCTACCTCTCCCAGCCCACTACGTACACCGACGAGAACACCCGTCGAGCGCTGGCCGACACGGACGTTCGCTGTCCGCTCTTCTCGTCGTACGCCGACCGGCTCGTCGCGTACGCCCGCGACCACCTCGACGAGGACACCGGCGCGATGGTTTAG